A stretch of Lathyrus oleraceus cultivar Zhongwan6 chromosome 6, CAAS_Psat_ZW6_1.0, whole genome shotgun sequence DNA encodes these proteins:
- the LOC127094796 gene encoding uncharacterized protein LOC127094796: MDFHDDEILDVVPLSVIPCEALDLNHPMDASASTCPNQGNSSSIPSSSTHATSSKEDIYHTDRVIRNLVTRIHNKGHSVKGVSTPLSKVYPYPEVEQHSEKNDDSSSFEKDMVAEGLCSLGKTVSGKGKYVASKTANASHSEKHDVANDPSMAKRIKTRKGRSVAELMSARTAKKASCVGPSKSWSKVEVKKRKVREVSESEEDVEEDVPDISPVKKTPVKKSPVKVIVVHLDNISFHLEDGAAKWKFVIQRRVVVERELRKDVVEVKEVMDLIKTIGLMKTVVGFSQCYEGLVKEFIINILEDIADKNSMEFCKVFVRGKCITFSPTVINNFLGRRVEGASELEATDNEVCREITARQVKGWPIKKNLPAGKLTVKYAILHKIGAANLNIYHSYHDDYASGLDPYYLE; encoded by the exons ATGGACTTTCACGATGATGAGATTCTGGATGTGGTTCCTCTATCAGTTATTCCCTGCGAGGCCCTTGATTTgaaccatcccatggatgcatcAGCTTCTACATGCCCCAATCAAGGTAACAGCTCTAGTATCCCTTCTAGCTCAACTCATGCCACTAGTTCTAAGGAAGATATATaccacactgatcgtgtcataagaaacctagtcactagaatccaTAATAAAGGACATTCTGTGAAGGGAGTCTCTACTCCCCTGTCTAAAGTGTACCCTTATCCTGAGGTTGAACAACATAGTGAGAAGAATGACGATTCCTCCAGTTTTGAGAAGGACATGGttgctgaaggtttgtgctccCTAGGGAAAACTGTGTCTGGTAAAGGAAAATATGTGGCATCTAAAACTGCCAATGCTTCCCATTCTGAGAAGCATGATGTTGCAAACGat ccAAGTATGGCTAAGCGTATAAAGACTAGAAAAGGAAGATCTGTGGCTGAACTGATGTCAGCTAGAACAGCTAAGAAGGCTTCCTGTGTTGGTCCttccaaatcttggagcaaggttgaagtgaagaagaggaaggttagAGAAGTTTCTGAGTCTGAAGAGGATGTCGAGGAAGATGTCCCAGACATTTCTCCTGTGAAGAAGACCCCTGTGAAGAAGTCCCCTGTGAAAGTTATTGTTGTGCATTTGGATAATATTTCTTTCCATCTTGAGGATGGAGCTGCCAAatggaaatttgtgattcaaagaaGGGTGGTTGTGGAAAGGGAGTTAAGAAAGGATGTTGTTGAAgtcaaggaggtcatggacctgataaAGACTATTGGGttaatgaagactgtggttgGGTTCTCTCAGTGCTATGAGGGTTTAGTTAAGGAATTCATTATCAACATTCTTGAGGATATTGCTGATAAGAACAGTATGGAATTTTGCAAAGTGTTTGTGAGAGGTAAGTGTATCACATTCTCTCCCACTGTCATTAACAATTTTCTGGGAAGAAGAGTTGAGGGTGCAAGTGAATTGGaagctacagacaatgaggtctgtagagaAATTACAGCAAGGCAGGTGAAAGGGTGGCCTATTAAAAAGAACCTTCCTGCTGGGAAGTTGACTGTCAAGTATGCAatattgcataaaataggagCTGCAAATTTG AACATCTACCATAGTTACCACGACGATTATGCTTCTGGCCTTGACCCTTATTATCTTGAGTAG